The genomic DNA AAAAACGGGTGGACGAGCCAGAACGCGGCCGCCGCGGCGAGCCAGCACGCCCCGCAGTAGGCGTAGGTCCGGCGCTCGCCCAAAGCTGTGGCGGTCGTCCGGATGCCCGCCTCGCGATCGGGCTCGATGTCGGGGATCGCGGAGAAGGTGTGCATCCCCATCGTCCACAGCCACCCGCCGAATACGGCGGCGAGCGGTGGCACCGCGTCCGCGACGGCGATGTAGCCGACCACCCCCGGGAGGACGTACAGTCCGTTCGAGACCGAATCGAGCGGCGGGGTCGTCTTGAACCGGAGGGGTGGTGCGCTGTACGCGACCGCGAGGAAGCCGAAGGCGGCGAACGCCGCGAGCGCGCTCGTGGGGAGGACGGGAACGAACGCAAGGCCGAGGAGCCCACTCGTGAGCACCGCCCAGAGTACGCCGCGATCTCCCGAGTAGCGCACCTCCCGGTCG from Halococcus saccharolyticus DSM 5350 includes the following:
- a CDS encoding prenyltransferase, with protein sequence MSTVERVRRTVGRLGALAPPESTRIGYLLRLSRPRFWLYLAGPVIVGVVYAADAPADLFSPVAVALFAYFLVPANVFLYGVNDVFDADIDAANPKKDDREVRYSGDRGVLWAVLTSGLLGLAFVPVLPTSALAAFAAFGFLAVAYSAPPLRFKTTPPLDSVSNGLYVLPGVVGYIAVADAVPPLAAVFGGWLWTMGMHTFSAIPDIEPDREAGIRTTATALGERRTYAYCGACWLAAAAAFWLVHPFFTLLLLAYPVLVFAIARSSVAVERAYWWYPAVNTLVGIVMTLGGIWTLIYGG